A window of Planifilum fimeticola contains these coding sequences:
- a CDS encoding gluconeogenesis factor YvcK family protein: protein MKDYPRGESRRPHIVAIGGGTGLPVLLRGLKKAHVDITAVVTVADDGGSSGRLRDDMQMPPPGDVRNVLIALADTEPLLEQVLQHRFTNGDGLAGHALGNLMLAALKEITGDFTQAIEEMSRVLAVRGQVLPASSQDVVLLAEMTDGTIIRGESQIPKSGKKIRRVFLHPPQPAPHDDALDAIARADAIVIGPGSLYTSILPNLLVRGMAEAIRASSADKFYICNVMTQPGETDGFTASDHVQAIYDHVGDRFFDTVIVNNAVPPPSIRRKYAAKGAETVLPDIDRLKELGCHVIADNLLLYGSDSYLRHDADRLCRHILNRVRERKRRRCSG, encoded by the coding sequence ATGAAAGATTACCCCAGGGGGGAATCCCGCCGTCCCCACATCGTGGCGATCGGCGGGGGGACGGGGCTGCCGGTTTTGCTGCGCGGATTGAAGAAGGCCCACGTCGATATTACCGCCGTCGTGACGGTGGCGGACGATGGAGGGAGTTCCGGACGCCTCCGCGACGATATGCAAATGCCTCCTCCCGGTGATGTGCGCAATGTGCTCATCGCCCTGGCCGACACGGAACCCCTGTTGGAACAGGTCCTGCAACACCGGTTCACCAACGGGGACGGGCTGGCGGGCCATGCGCTGGGCAACCTGATGTTGGCCGCGTTGAAGGAGATTACCGGCGATTTCACCCAGGCCATCGAGGAGATGAGCCGCGTGCTGGCCGTCCGGGGGCAGGTTCTGCCAGCCAGTTCGCAGGACGTGGTCCTCTTGGCTGAAATGACCGACGGCACCATCATCCGTGGCGAGTCGCAAATCCCCAAATCGGGGAAGAAAATCCGTCGCGTCTTTCTTCACCCGCCTCAACCCGCTCCCCACGATGATGCCCTCGATGCCATTGCCAGGGCGGATGCCATCGTCATCGGTCCGGGAAGCCTCTACACCAGCATTTTGCCCAATCTGCTGGTGCGGGGGATGGCCGAGGCGATACGGGCATCTTCCGCCGACAAGTTCTACATCTGCAACGTGATGACCCAGCCGGGGGAAACCGACGGTTTTACCGCCTCGGATCACGTCCAGGCGATCTACGATCACGTCGGGGACCGCTTTTTTGACACGGTGATTGTCAACAATGCGGTGCCGCCGCCGTCGATCCGGCGAAAGTACGCGGCGAAAGGGGCGGAAACCGTTCTGCCGGATATCGATCGCCTCAAGGAATTGGGATGTCACGTCATTGCCGACAACCTTCTGCTGTACGGTTCCGATTCCTACCTGCGCCATGATGCGGACCGCCTTTGCCGCCATATTCTCAATCGGGTGCGGGAGCGGAAGCGCCGCCGCTGCAGCGGATAG
- a CDS encoding TM2 domain-containing protein, which produces MSNLSLKQQLSQQQLTMVQSELEHKKKSVAVAYVLAILLGSLGAHRFYVRKTGTAVTQLVLTLLGYLTMVILIGFLLVGIVGIWVLVDLFLLHGYVKRLNEEIERDLIHQVMSQSA; this is translated from the coding sequence ATGTCTAATCTGTCGCTGAAGCAGCAGTTGAGCCAGCAGCAGTTGACGATGGTGCAGAGCGAGTTGGAACACAAGAAAAAGTCGGTGGCCGTCGCCTACGTATTGGCCATCCTTCTGGGAAGTTTAGGCGCACACCGGTTTTATGTGAGGAAGACGGGCACGGCCGTCACTCAGCTGGTGCTCACTCTCCTCGGGTATCTGACCATGGTCATTTTGATTGGGTTCCTGCTTGTCGGCATCGTCGGGATCTGGGTTCTCGTCGATCTGTTTTTGCTCCATGGTTATGTAAAGCGTTTGAACGAGGAAATCGAACGGGATCTCATTCATCAAGTGATGAGCCAAAGCGCGTGA
- a CDS encoding S8 family peptidase yields MKRLLAIVASLVLAIVLIQPQAAGAESAVQADKPAYAPDQVIVKFKKGTSASAMKTAHQDGQAKLLSRNTKLGFDVVKVEDKSVEQAVKEYEKNPNVEYAEPNYIYTIQWTPNDPYFSSRQWGPQKVQAPAAWDVTRSSSDTWIAIVDTGVQYDHPDLSGKVVRGYDFVDDDWDPYDGNGHGTHCAGIAAAVTNNSQGIAGMAPNATIYAVRVLNNSGSGTLDDVANGIIHAADSGADVISLSLGASVGATTLKNAVDYAWNKGVVVVAAAGNSGTSLPSYPAYYSNAIAVAATDSNDNKASFSNYGSWVDVAAPGVNIYSTYTGSSYASLSGTSMATPHVAGLAGLLDAQGRSASQIRAAIENTADRISGTGTYWSKGRINAYRAVNY; encoded by the coding sequence ATGAAGCGATTGTTGGCGATCGTCGCCTCGCTGGTGCTGGCTATCGTCCTGATTCAACCCCAAGCCGCCGGGGCCGAATCAGCCGTTCAGGCGGACAAGCCGGCTTACGCCCCCGACCAGGTGATTGTCAAATTTAAGAAGGGCACATCAGCCAGCGCGATGAAAACCGCCCACCAGGATGGGCAGGCAAAGCTCCTCTCCCGCAACACGAAGCTGGGCTTTGATGTCGTAAAGGTTGAAGACAAATCCGTGGAGCAAGCGGTCAAGGAATACGAGAAGAATCCCAACGTCGAATATGCGGAGCCCAATTACATCTACACCATCCAGTGGACCCCCAACGACCCCTATTTCTCCAGCCGGCAGTGGGGGCCCCAAAAGGTTCAAGCTCCCGCTGCCTGGGACGTCACCAGGAGCAGCAGCGACACCTGGATCGCCATCGTTGACACGGGAGTGCAATATGACCATCCCGACTTGTCCGGAAAAGTCGTCCGGGGCTACGACTTTGTGGATGACGACTGGGATCCGTATGACGGCAACGGGCACGGAACCCATTGTGCCGGAATCGCCGCCGCCGTCACCAACAACTCCCAGGGAATTGCCGGGATGGCTCCCAACGCCACCATCTATGCCGTCCGGGTGTTAAACAACAGCGGATCCGGAACCCTGGATGATGTGGCCAACGGGATCATCCACGCCGCCGACAGCGGAGCCGACGTGATCAGCCTCAGCTTGGGTGCTTCGGTCGGGGCCACCACCCTGAAAAACGCCGTGGACTACGCCTGGAACAAGGGAGTTGTCGTGGTGGCCGCCGCCGGTAACAGCGGGACGTCCCTTCCCTCCTATCCGGCATACTACAGCAACGCCATCGCCGTCGCCGCCACCGACAGCAACGACAACAAGGCCTCCTTCTCCAACTACGGCAGCTGGGTGGATGTCGCCGCCCCGGGGGTGAACATCTACTCCACCTACACGGGCAGCAGCTACGCCAGCCTGTCCGGCACCTCGATGGCAACGCCCCACGTGGCGGGACTGGCCGGGCTCCTGGATGCTCAGGGACGCAGTGCATCGCAAATCCGGGCGGCCATCGAAAACACCGCCGACCGGATCTCCGGAACGGGGACCTACTGGAGCAAAGGGCGGATCAACGCCTACCGGGCGGTCAACTATTAA
- a CDS encoding HPr family phosphocarrier protein codes for MVEKRVVVKLQTGLHARPAALFVQEANKYASEIFVQKDDKKVNAKSIMGIMSLAVAKGTEIVISADGPDAEKAVEALAEMVNKEEV; via the coding sequence ATGGTGGAAAAACGCGTTGTCGTCAAATTGCAAACCGGTCTTCACGCCCGCCCGGCCGCCCTGTTCGTCCAGGAGGCGAACAAGTACGCTTCCGAAATTTTCGTCCAAAAGGATGACAAGAAAGTCAATGCCAAGAGCATCATGGGGATTATGAGCCTCGCCGTGGCGAAGGGGACGGAGATCGTCATCTCCGCCGATGGTCCTGATGCCGAAAAAGCGGTTGAAGCCCTCGCGGAAATGGTCAACAAAGAAGAGGTTTAA
- a CDS encoding S8 family peptidase produces the protein MKRLWKMAAALFMAFVLIHPPSAGAEAEKEGSSDKLSYAPDQVIVKFKENAEPRLTLNIHLELDTDLLFHNKEIGFDVVKIEGKSVEEAIKEYEKSPDVEYAEPNYIFTTQWTPNDSLFPDLQWGPKKVQAPAAWDVTKSDSNTSIAIVDTGVQYDHPDLSGKVVRGYDYVDNDWDPYDGNGHGTHCAGIAAAITNNTRGIAGMAPDAKIYAVRVLDDSGSGTLQNVANGIIHAADNGADVISLSLGSPNDSITLKEAVDYAWNKGVVVVAAAGNDGSSQPAYPAYYSNAIAVAATDSDESKASFSNYGSWVDVAAPGVNIYSTYTDSSYASLSGTSMATPHVAGLAGLLDAQGRSASEIRATIENTADPISGTGTYWSKGRINAYRAVNY, from the coding sequence ATGAAACGCTTGTGGAAAATGGCCGCCGCCCTATTCATGGCGTTCGTTTTGATCCATCCGCCATCGGCCGGCGCGGAAGCCGAAAAAGAAGGCTCATCGGACAAGCTATCCTACGCACCTGATCAAGTCATCGTCAAATTCAAGGAAAACGCCGAGCCCCGTTTGACCCTGAACATCCATCTGGAGTTGGACACGGATCTTCTCTTCCACAACAAAGAGATCGGTTTTGACGTGGTGAAAATCGAGGGCAAGTCCGTGGAAGAAGCGATTAAGGAGTATGAAAAGTCCCCCGACGTCGAATACGCGGAACCCAACTACATTTTCACCACCCAGTGGACGCCCAACGACTCCCTGTTCCCCGATCTGCAGTGGGGGCCCAAAAAGGTCCAGGCTCCCGCCGCCTGGGATGTGACAAAAAGCGACAGCAACACCTCGATCGCCATCGTTGACACGGGAGTGCAATACGACCATCCCGACTTGTCCGGAAAAGTCGTCCGGGGATACGATTACGTCGACAACGACTGGGACCCCTATGACGGCAACGGGCACGGAACCCATTGTGCCGGAATCGCCGCCGCGATCACCAACAACACCCGGGGAATTGCCGGGATGGCTCCCGATGCCAAAATCTACGCCGTCCGGGTACTGGACGACAGCGGCTCCGGCACGCTGCAAAATGTAGCCAACGGAATCATCCATGCCGCCGACAACGGAGCCGACGTGATCAGCCTCAGCCTGGGCAGCCCCAACGATTCCATCACCCTGAAGGAAGCCGTGGACTATGCCTGGAACAAGGGGGTTGTCGTGGTGGCCGCCGCCGGTAACGACGGCTCCTCTCAACCGGCCTATCCGGCGTACTACAGCAACGCCATCGCCGTCGCCGCCACCGACAGCGATGAAAGCAAAGCCTCTTTCTCCAACTACGGCAGCTGGGTGGATGTCGCCGCCCCGGGGGTGAACATCTACTCCACCTACACGGACAGCAGCTACGCCAGCCTGTCCGGCACCTCGATGGCAACGCCCCACGTGGCGGGACTGGCCGGGCTCCTGGACGCCCAGGGTCGTAGCGCTTCGGAAATCCGGGCGACCATCGAAAACACCGCCGACCCGATTTCCGGAACGGGCACCTACTGGAGCAAAGGGCGGATCAACGCCTACCGGGCGGTCAACTATTAA
- the whiA gene encoding DNA-binding protein WhiA — translation MSSFAAQTKNELARVESPPCCQRAELSALVRINGTISLHRRSIALDVSTENAAIARHIFSLIKGLYGVHPEVLVRKKVRLKKNNVYFNRLTSEAKRVLLDLKILQNGEGLTQTEGIDPELIASPCCRRSYLRGAFMASGSVNNPDSGSYHLEIVTTYQDHAEAICRLMNRFHLHAKVIERKKGYVVYVKEGDKIGEFLSLIGAHQSLLQFEDVRIMKDMRNSVNRLVNCETANLNKTIQAAMRQIENIRLIERELGLEQLPARLREIAEARLKYPDITLTELGQMLPGGKVSKSAVNHRLRKLDEIAKQLRRHTEG, via the coding sequence ATGTCTTCTTTTGCCGCCCAAACGAAGAACGAGCTGGCCCGGGTTGAATCCCCGCCTTGCTGCCAAAGGGCGGAGCTTTCCGCCCTGGTGCGGATCAACGGGACGATTTCGCTCCATCGCCGCTCCATCGCGCTGGATGTATCCACGGAAAACGCCGCCATCGCCCGACACATCTTCTCTTTGATCAAGGGATTGTACGGAGTTCATCCTGAAGTTCTCGTCCGAAAAAAGGTCCGCCTGAAAAAGAACAATGTGTACTTCAACCGCCTCACCTCGGAGGCGAAGCGGGTGCTTCTCGACCTGAAGATCCTGCAGAACGGGGAGGGACTGACGCAGACCGAGGGCATCGACCCCGAACTGATCGCCTCCCCCTGCTGCCGCCGCTCCTATCTTCGCGGGGCGTTCATGGCCAGCGGATCCGTGAACAATCCGGACAGCGGCTCCTACCATCTGGAGATCGTCACCACTTACCAGGACCACGCCGAGGCCATCTGTCGGCTGATGAACCGGTTTCACCTTCACGCCAAGGTGATTGAACGGAAAAAGGGATATGTGGTCTATGTCAAGGAAGGGGACAAGATCGGGGAATTTCTGAGCCTCATCGGGGCGCATCAATCCCTCCTCCAATTTGAGGATGTCCGGATCATGAAGGACATGCGCAACTCGGTCAACCGGCTCGTCAACTGCGAAACGGCGAACCTGAACAAGACGATCCAGGCGGCGATGCGCCAGATCGAAAATATCCGGTTAATTGAACGGGAGCTGGGACTGGAACAGCTGCCCGCCCGGTTGCGGGAAATCGCCGAGGCGCGGCTGAAGTATCCCGATATCACCCTGACGGAATTGGGGCAGATGCTGCCCGGCGGAAAAGTGAGCAAATCGGCGGTCAATCACCGCCTGCGGAAGCTGGACGAAATCGCCAAGCAACTGCGTCGTCATACGGAGGGTTAA
- a CDS encoding multicopper oxidase domain-containing protein, which yields MNKTFVALLSVVLAAGMLAGCRSPSESDIAEKTASPDHAANQVMPAHRDVNQKPTPVKIERTSAHRVKVEMTAQVTDIEIDKGVTYKAWTFNGQAPGPLIVVREGDTIEFTLKNLDPAMPHSMDFHAVHAAPSKKFINIAPNRSKTFTYQASSPGVFMYHCGTDPVLQHIANGMHGVIIVKPKDGYPTDPQVDREFTLIQNEWYANNNLDDMTDGQPDYVVFSTKALKKGDPNTNGTTYSLKEKPLEAKVGEKIRIYVNNVGPNHVSSFHVVGTVFDDVYRDGNPDNRLRGMQTVMLPASGGAVVEFTVKEAGIYPIVTHQFHHAQKGAVALLKVTE from the coding sequence ATGAACAAAACCTTCGTCGCCCTTCTGTCGGTCGTCCTCGCCGCCGGTATGTTGGCCGGTTGCAGAAGCCCCTCCGAGTCGGACATCGCCGAAAAAACCGCCTCTCCGGACCATGCCGCGAATCAAGTGATGCCCGCCCACCGCGACGTCAACCAGAAACCCACCCCCGTCAAAATCGAGCGAACAAGCGCTCATCGGGTGAAAGTCGAAATGACCGCCCAAGTGACCGACATCGAAATCGACAAGGGAGTGACCTACAAGGCCTGGACCTTCAACGGGCAAGCTCCCGGCCCCCTCATCGTCGTCAGGGAAGGAGACACGATAGAATTCACCCTGAAAAACCTTGACCCCGCGATGCCCCACAGCATGGACTTCCACGCCGTCCACGCGGCTCCATCCAAGAAGTTCATCAACATCGCGCCCAATCGGAGTAAAACCTTCACCTATCAGGCCAGCAGTCCGGGGGTATTCATGTACCATTGCGGAACGGATCCGGTGCTTCAGCACATCGCCAACGGCATGCACGGCGTGATTATCGTGAAGCCGAAGGACGGCTATCCCACCGACCCACAGGTGGACCGCGAATTCACCCTGATCCAGAACGAATGGTACGCCAACAACAACCTGGATGACATGACCGACGGCCAGCCCGATTACGTGGTCTTCTCCACCAAGGCCCTGAAAAAGGGAGATCCCAATACCAACGGCACCACCTACAGCCTGAAAGAGAAGCCCCTGGAAGCCAAAGTCGGGGAAAAAATCCGCATTTACGTAAACAACGTCGGCCCCAACCACGTGAGCTCGTTCCACGTCGTCGGAACCGTATTTGATGACGTGTACCGGGATGGAAACCCCGACAACCGCTTGAGGGGCATGCAAACCGTCATGCTGCCGGCAAGCGGCGGAGCGGTGGTGGAGTTCACCGTCAAAGAGGCGGGGATCTATCCCATCGTGACTCACCAGTTCCATCACGCCCAAAAAGGAGCGGTCGCCCTCCTCAAAGTGACCGAATAA